Proteins encoded together in one Calditrichota bacterium window:
- a CDS encoding IMP cyclohydrolase translates to MKRRALISVFDKTGVADFARGLHELGFEIISSGGTEKALR, encoded by the coding sequence ATGAAACGGCGAGCTTTGATTAGCGTGTTTGACAAGACAGGTGTAGCAGACTTTGCGCGGGGCCTGCACGAACTCGGCTTTGAGATCATCTCCAGCGGTGGGACCGAGAAGGCATTGCGT